A single genomic interval of Malania oleifera isolate guangnan ecotype guangnan chromosome 13, ASM2987363v1, whole genome shotgun sequence harbors:
- the LOC131145681 gene encoding uncharacterized mitochondrial protein AtMg00810-like, with product MTLHFFFTTGAGMILILLYVDDMIITGIDLSSIRDLRHFLSQNFEMKDLGQLNYFLGHEVISNSDGYYLSQAKYVPNLVSKAGLTNSKTCTSPLEPNIRLLTDGESLPDATLYRQLVSSLIYLTLTHPNISYAIHLVSQFMSAPRSTHYAVVLRTLPIVAPPWVIVSYFTPLSFLGIVKSRLMLPNAVLRLSIVPLLILQLNFHGYDGF from the coding sequence ATGACTCTACACTTTTTCTTCACCACTGGTGCTGGTATGATTCTTATccttctttatgttgatgacatgatcATTACAGGAATTGATCTCTCTAGTATTCGCGATCTTCGGCACTTTTTGAGTCAAAATTTTGAGATGAAGGACTTAGGGCAGCTTAACTACTTTCTTGGTCATGAGGTTATTTCCAATTCAGATGGTTATTATCTCTCTCAGGCTAAGTACGTGCCTAACTTGGTTTCCAAAGCAGGCTTGACCAACAGCAAAACATGCACTTCTCCACTTGAGCCTAATATTAGGCTTCTTACTGATGGTGAATCTCTTCCAGATGCTACTCTGTATAGACAACTGGTCAGTAGTCTCATCTATCTCACTCTTACCCACCCAAACATTTCCTATGCGATTCACTTGGTTAGCCAGTTTATGAGTGCACCTCGCTCTACTCACTATGCTGTCGTTCTTCGTACCTTACCGATCGTCGCTCCACCATGGGTTATTGTTTCTTACTTCACACCTCTCTCATTTCTTGGCATAGTAAAAAGCAGACTGATGTTGCCCAATGCAGTACTGAGACTGAGTATCGTGCCCTTGCTGATACTACAACTGAACTTTCATGGTTACGATGGCTTTTGA